In the genome of Sphaeramia orbicularis chromosome 13, fSphaOr1.1, whole genome shotgun sequence, one region contains:
- the lim2.3 gene encoding lens intrinsic membrane protein 2.3, producing the protein MYSFMGGGLFCAGVGNILLIVSTATDYWMQYRHSSNYMHQGLWRYCVPGKCMTHTDSIAYWDATRAFMILSLLACFIGIVIGVMAFIHYSSFDGFDKTFAAGILFFISCFFVLLAMAVYTGVTVNYYGKRYGSWRFSWSYIMGWVAVVLTFFSGIFYMCAYRMHECPRNSNSR; encoded by the exons ATGTACAGCTTCATGGGAGGTGGGTTGTTCTGTGCCGGAGTGGGGAACATTCTCCTCATTGTCTCCACGGCAACTGACTACTGGATGCAGTACCGTCACTCGAGCAATTACATGCACCAGGGCCTGTGGCGGTACTGTGTGCCTGGGAAATgcatgacacacacagacagcatTG CATACTGGGATGCCACCCGGGCCTTCATGATTCTTTCCCTGCTGGCTTGTTTTATCGGCATCGTGATTGGCGTCATGGCCTTTATTCACTACTCCTCCTTCGACGGATTTGACAAGACGTTTGCAGCTGGCATCCTCTTCTTCATTTCCT GCTTCTTCGTGTTGCTGGCAATGGCTGTCTACACTGGAGTGACAGTGAACTACTATGGTAAACGCTATGGCAGCTGGCGGTTCTCCTGGTCCTATATAATGGGCTGGGTAGCAGTGGTGCTCACATTCTTCTCAG GTATCTTCTACATGTGTGCCTACCGAATGCATGAATGCCCAAGAAACTCTAACTCTCGCTGA
- the LOC115431375 gene encoding LOW QUALITY PROTEIN: serine/threonine-protein phosphatase 4 regulatory subunit 3-like (The sequence of the model RefSeq protein was modified relative to this genomic sequence to represent the inferred CDS: deleted 3 bases in 2 codons; substituted 1 base at 1 genomic stop codon), translating to MSDTRRRVKVYTLNEDRXWDNRGTGHVSSTFVERLKGISLLVRAESDGSLLLESKISPNTAYQKQQDTLIVWSEADNYDLALSFQEKAGCDEIWEKICQMQGKDPAVDITQDPIDESEEERFEEIPETSHLVELPPCELSRLEEIADLVTSVLSSPTRREKLALALMSEGYIKKLLGLFRVCEDLDNREGLHHLYEIVRGVLFLNKAALFEVMFSDDCVMDVVGFLEYDPALVQPKRHREFLTKTAKFKEVIPITDSCELRQKIHQTYRVQYIQDIILPTLSVFEENFLSTLTSFIFFNKVEIVSMLQEDEKFLTEVFALLTDEATEDSKRRELVNFVKEFCAFSQTLQPQNRDAFFKTLANLGILPALEIVMGMDDLQVRAAATDIFSYLVELSPSMVREFVKQEPQQTDDDVLLINVVIKQMICDSDPELGGAVQLMGLLRTLIDPENMLASTNKTEKTEFLSFFKYCMHVLTAPLLANTAQDKTSKDLQEGSAKINPVCPDNCPDTQPYVEH from the exons ATGTCGGACACTCGGCGGCGAGTGAAAGTATATACGCTAAATGAAGACCGTTAGTGGGACAATAGGGGTACCGGACATGTTTCGTCTACATTTGTTGAAAGACTTAAGGGAATATCGCTATTAGTTCGGGCCGAATCGGATGGATCCCTATTATTGGAGTCGAAGATAAGCCCAAATACTGCTTATCAGAAACAGCAAGACACACTGATTGTTTGGTCTGAAGCAGATAATTATGACCTGGCTCTTAGCTTCCAGGAGAAGGCTGGTTGTGATGAAATCTGGGAGAAAATTTGTCAGATGCAAGGGAAGGACCCTGCTGTTGATATAACACAGGACCCAATTGATGAATCTGAGGAGGAACGCTTTGAAGAAATCCCTGAGACAAGCCACCTGGTGGAGCTTCCTCCTTGTGAGCTGAGCCGACTGGAGGAGATTGCTGACTTGGTCACTTCTGTTCTGTCATCACCCACCCGGAGGGAAAAACTTGCCCTTGCCTTGATGAGTGAGGGTTACATCAAGAAGCTTCTGGGTCTTTTCAGAGTATGTGAGGACCTGGATAACAGAGAAGGTCTGCATCATCTCTATGAGATTGTCCGAGGTGTTTTGTTCCTCAATAAGGCAGCTCTGTTTGAGGTGATGTTCTCTGATGACTGTGTCATGGATGTGGTGGGCTTCCTTGAGTATGACCCAGCACTTGTTCAGCCTAAACGCCACAGGGAGTTCTTGACCAAAACGGCAAAGTTTAAGGAGGTGATCCCTATCACGGACTCCTGC GAGCTGCGGCAGAAGATACACCAGACCTACCGGGTACAGTACATCCAGGACATCATCCTACCCACACTGTCTGTCTTTGAAGAGAACTTTCTCTCCACGCTGACTTCCTTCATC TTTTTTAACAAGGTGGAGATTGTCAGTATGTTGCAGGAGGATGAAAAGTTCCTAACTGAAGTCTTTGCACTTCTCACAGATGAAGCTACAGAGGATAGTAAAAGAAGAGAGCTTGTGAATTTTGTGAAGGAGTTCTGTGCTTTCTCACAAACATTGCAGCCACAAAACCGAGATGCTTTCTTTAAAACTCTTGCAAACCTTGGCATCTTACCTGCTCTGGAAATAGTCATGGGAATGGATGATCTGCAGGTGAGAGCAGCAGCAACAGACATCTTCTCTTACCTTGTGGAACTCAGTCCCTCCATGGTGAGGGAGTTTGTCAAGCAAGAGCCACAGCAGACAGATGATGATGTTCTGCTCATAAATGTGGTGATCAAGCAGATGATTTGTGACTCTGACCCAGAATTGGGAGGTGCTGTCCAGTTGATGGGTCTGCTCAGGACACTCATTGACCCTGAAAACATGCTGGCTTCCACCAATAAAACTGAGAAGACTGAATTCCTAAGTTTCTTCAAGTACTGCATGCATGTTCTTACTGCTCCACTGCTGGCCAACACAGCACAGGACAAAACCTCAAAAGATCTGCAGGAAGGATCAGCAAAGATCAACCCAGTCTGTCCAGATAACTGTCCAGATACTCAACCGTATGTTGAACACTGA